One Aphidius gifuensis isolate YNYX2018 linkage group LG5, ASM1490517v1, whole genome shotgun sequence genomic region harbors:
- the LOC122856723 gene encoding uncharacterized protein LOC122856723, whose amino-acid sequence MKKYTLNQIRHSFWTWTGRICDICLCYLDQINMPNSIRKISMEPVVASSGAIVTGIKWIIEDDILCLKIQEGNYINGSIYNENLNWLGAENIKDKIILNANLRSFSLEDFILPEGSLVAGLI is encoded by the exons atgaaaaaatatacattgaaTCAAATACGACACTCATTTTGGACGTGGACTGGAAGAATTTGTGATATTTGTTTGTGTTATcttgatcaaataaatatgCCAAATTCTATTAGAAAAATAAGTATGGAACCGGTTGTGGCATCATCTGGAGC AATTGTAACTGGAATAAAATGGATTATTGAAGATGATATATTATGCCTGAAAATACAAGAAGGAAATTACATTAATGGaagtatttataatgaaaatttaaactgGCTTGGTgcagaaaatattaaagataaaataattctaaatgCAAATTTACGTAGTTTTAGTTTGGAGGATTTTATTTTACCAGAAGGATCACTTGTTGCTGGtttgatttaa